One window of the Emcibacter sp. genome contains the following:
- a CDS encoding M15 family metallopeptidase, with protein sequence MTFVGMGQASAGPESYPQETLVEAFADAVRFEQAAKKIPHLSAVLVRGGRVIWRGSISSGPDGQRETAGQEVFLLGTAGDLLAEVLFLQMVGQEERDLAASVAHYFPEIKDSNLNQLPVTLRLLPKHLAGDAVGKPIPPAVAPVLGSIHERVTGQSLEELVHERLFKCLGMSGSGRVTGQLPDRFVEGHYTSYENEDVVVSRKMAAEKASRTFYSSARDLGVLLQALASEDRNCHFPDAGDLPGPVSYSGSLAGHSVDIYLNAPAGNGVAVLANLHKTPVSQRLAKYAERLLAAAEEGKPLPRYLRTEEIAAKTLSRVAGYYQNGGNSLILRSLWGKLFLETASVTSEVRQKVGNWYLDDARNFSADVAIDPKGNWVRLGEVSYQRSEWKKPEPVSCVLAGLVGEYGSPEDYIRIYEWDGKPYARLDWVRYLPLKQLDETTLRVGEGRYYSGEKMSFERNETGRVIGIFFQGKTYERRDFGAEIEADIHAGIRVSDNLKKGALAARPPREERKFRASELVELSSLDPRLKLDIRYAGSNNFLGVPVYDEARAFLQRPGAMALKKAHDWLRERGYGLLIHDGYRPWFATKMFWDATPEESHIYVANPAHGSRHNRGSAIDLTLFELKTGKVVTMPGRYDEFWVRSTPKYIGGTDLERWHKDLLRQAMESNDFEIYPWEWWHFDHVEWKKYSIQNKKFSDISRN encoded by the coding sequence ATGACGTTTGTGGGAATGGGGCAAGCAAGTGCCGGGCCTGAAAGTTATCCACAAGAGACTTTGGTTGAAGCATTTGCTGATGCCGTAAGATTTGAACAGGCAGCCAAAAAAATACCGCACTTGTCTGCGGTGTTGGTTCGCGGCGGTAGGGTTATCTGGCGGGGTAGTATATCGTCCGGGCCCGACGGGCAGCGCGAAACCGCAGGGCAGGAAGTTTTTCTCCTTGGGACAGCCGGTGACTTGTTGGCAGAGGTTTTGTTTCTCCAAATGGTCGGGCAGGAGGAACGGGATCTGGCCGCCTCGGTAGCGCACTATTTCCCGGAAATAAAGGACTCTAACCTCAACCAACTGCCTGTTACCCTACGGCTTCTTCCGAAGCACCTGGCAGGAGATGCTGTCGGGAAACCGATCCCACCCGCAGTAGCTCCTGTTCTGGGTAGCATACACGAGAGGGTGACTGGTCAATCTCTTGAGGAACTTGTGCATGAAAGGCTGTTCAAATGCCTTGGTATGTCCGGGAGCGGCAGAGTGACCGGGCAACTTCCGGACAGGTTTGTGGAAGGGCACTATACTTCCTACGAAAATGAGGACGTTGTGGTGTCTCGCAAGATGGCTGCTGAGAAGGCATCCCGGACTTTCTATAGTTCCGCCCGGGATCTCGGAGTATTGCTTCAGGCGCTTGCGTCGGAAGACAGGAATTGCCATTTTCCTGATGCGGGAGATCTGCCGGGCCCTGTTTCCTATTCCGGATCCCTCGCGGGCCATTCAGTGGATATCTATCTGAATGCGCCAGCAGGCAACGGAGTGGCTGTTCTGGCCAATCTGCACAAGACGCCGGTGAGTCAGCGTCTCGCAAAATATGCAGAGAGGTTGTTGGCGGCTGCCGAGGAGGGGAAACCGCTACCGCGATACCTTCGAACGGAAGAGATCGCCGCAAAAACCCTGTCCCGTGTTGCGGGCTATTACCAAAACGGGGGAAACAGCCTTATACTACGCTCTCTTTGGGGGAAATTGTTTCTTGAGACGGCTTCAGTGACTTCTGAAGTGCGGCAAAAAGTCGGGAACTGGTATCTGGATGATGCTCGCAATTTTTCAGCGGATGTAGCTATTGATCCAAAAGGTAATTGGGTACGTTTGGGCGAGGTGAGTTATCAACGTTCGGAATGGAAGAAACCAGAACCGGTCTCTTGCGTCTTGGCCGGGCTTGTCGGTGAATATGGAAGCCCGGAGGACTATATCCGGATCTATGAATGGGATGGCAAGCCATATGCGCGTCTGGATTGGGTTCGCTATTTGCCGCTAAAACAACTGGATGAAACGACACTGCGCGTCGGTGAGGGACGTTATTATTCTGGCGAAAAAATGTCTTTTGAGCGGAATGAAACCGGTCGGGTTATTGGAATCTTCTTCCAAGGTAAAACCTACGAGCGCCGCGACTTTGGGGCGGAAATTGAAGCTGATATTCATGCTGGTATCAGGGTAAGCGATAACCTGAAAAAAGGTGCGCTTGCAGCACGACCTCCTCGGGAGGAGAGAAAATTCAGGGCGTCAGAACTCGTTGAGCTCTCCTCGCTTGACCCGCGCCTGAAATTGGACATCAGGTATGCGGGAAGCAATAATTTTCTTGGTGTTCCGGTTTATGATGAAGCGCGCGCTTTTCTCCAGCGTCCGGGGGCTATGGCTCTGAAAAAAGCCCATGACTGGCTCAGAGAGAGAGGGTATGGCCTGTTGATTCATGACGGCTATCGGCCCTGGTTTGCGACAAAGATGTTTTGGGATGCGACGCCGGAAGAGTCTCACATCTATGTGGCTAATCCAGCACATGGCTCCCGCCATAACCGGGGATCGGCTATAGATTTGACGTTATTTGAGTTGAAAACCGGTAAGGTAGTGACCATGCCGGGCCGCTATGATGAATTTTGGGTACGGTCCACGCCAAAATATATTGGTGGTACAGATTTGGAACGTTGGCATAAGGATTTGTTGCGCCAGGCCATGGAGAGCAATGATTTTGAAATTTACCCCTGGGAATGGTGGCATTTTGACCATGTGGAATGGAAAAAGTATTCTATTCAGAACAAAAAGTTCTCAGATATTTCCAGAAATTGA
- a CDS encoding LysR family transcriptional regulator, which produces MLIPNGKISPYLIGNLFFFDVVCRHLSFSHAAEELNVSQAAVSQRMRQLEEQLSVQLFYRQARGVALTRAGEMLYTGCKDGFSAICNTVCELIDGKPRNELVISCPPSLAMDWLIPRLDDFYTKHPEIKLRISAEFNTPSRDFFLRNQIDIALRYEPLIYHAGMICENVIEELIVPVGPPGSHNLWNAPLLHDAEAWDGAPNSYEWSVWLQHQNLEHNVTGQEIYFNLAQLSLKASLQGQGIAMGRASIILDYLERGDLKICAGSPVKSGLWYRLISLENTGDNNTHRKFKKWFQEQLLQSRQEFEAFLKNGQK; this is translated from the coding sequence ATGCTTATACCTAACGGCAAAATATCCCCCTATCTTATAGGCAACCTTTTCTTTTTTGATGTGGTTTGTCGCCATCTCTCCTTCAGTCATGCTGCAGAGGAGCTTAATGTTTCCCAGGCCGCCGTCAGCCAGCGCATGCGACAGTTGGAAGAACAACTCAGCGTACAGTTATTCTATCGCCAGGCCCGGGGAGTTGCCCTGACAAGGGCAGGCGAAATGCTTTACACTGGCTGCAAGGACGGATTTTCCGCAATCTGCAACACCGTATGCGAACTGATTGATGGAAAACCCAGGAACGAGTTGGTGATCAGTTGCCCGCCTTCCCTGGCGATGGACTGGCTGATCCCCAGATTGGATGACTTCTATACAAAACATCCGGAGATTAAGCTGAGGATATCGGCTGAGTTCAATACCCCTTCCCGCGACTTTTTTCTGCGCAACCAGATTGATATCGCCCTGCGCTACGAACCGTTGATTTATCATGCTGGAATGATCTGTGAGAATGTTATTGAAGAACTAATCGTTCCAGTTGGCCCGCCCGGATCGCACAACTTGTGGAATGCTCCGCTGCTCCATGATGCGGAAGCCTGGGACGGCGCCCCGAATAGCTATGAGTGGTCAGTGTGGCTGCAACATCAAAACCTGGAGCACAATGTCACGGGCCAGGAAATTTACTTCAACCTGGCCCAACTTTCCCTCAAGGCCTCCCTGCAAGGTCAGGGAATCGCCATGGGGCGAGCTTCAATCATTCTCGACTACCTGGAACGAGGGGATCTGAAAATATGCGCCGGCAGCCCGGTGAAGTCCGGCTTGTGGTATCGCCTGATCAGCCTGGAGAATACCGGTGACAACAATACGCACCGCAAATTCAAAAAATGGTTCCAGGAGCAGTTGCTGCAATCACGGCAGGAATTCGAGGCATTTCTGAAAAACGGGCAAAAATAA
- a CDS encoding XRE family transcriptional regulator has protein sequence MEKKKLKLGEKIRKFRQDRNMNLTRLSELTSIAQSTLSKIENDVISPGFDKVVSICRGLEIDISDLLSEKEGATSSQPMARMTVTRKGDGETVSSDTYTSRYLCNMISKKGMIPMIVDVNIRDGEETESQMIRHAGEDYIYVLEGTVKVLLEHYAPVVLDTGDSMYFDSAMGHLLVAVGKKPARVLGVTLSAE, from the coding sequence ATGGAAAAGAAAAAGCTGAAGCTTGGAGAAAAAATTCGCAAGTTCCGCCAAGACAGAAATATGAACCTGACCAGGCTCAGCGAATTGACTTCAATCGCCCAGTCTACTCTTTCCAAAATTGAAAACGACGTGATCTCCCCGGGGTTTGATAAAGTTGTCAGTATCTGCAGGGGGCTGGAAATTGATATCAGCGATCTCCTGAGTGAAAAGGAAGGGGCGACGAGCAGCCAACCAATGGCGCGCATGACCGTTACCCGAAAGGGAGACGGCGAGACGGTTTCCTCTGATACCTACACCAGCCGTTATCTTTGCAACATGATTTCAAAGAAAGGCATGATCCCCATGATCGTGGACGTTAACATCCGCGACGGGGAAGAAACAGAAAGCCAGATGATCCGTCATGCCGGCGAAGATTATATTTATGTGCTTGAAGGGACGGTCAAGGTTTTGCTGGAGCATTATGCGCCGGTGGTCCTGGATACGGGCGACAGCATGTATTTTGACAGTGCCATGGGACATCTGCTGGTCGCTGTCGGCAAGAAACCCGCCAGGGTGCTTGGGGTTACGCTGTCAGCGGAGTAG
- a CDS encoding D-serine ammonia-lyase: protein MNIVEQVKRYKEFFWVNPRRGSAAPTEASSAVTQEDFTAAFIRFRAMAPLLEKLFPELNVTKGEVRSKLYPAASLLGELIDAGDDMTRLFIKADHDLPVAGSIKARGGIFEVVSHAWDLALQEGYLFEGDPVEKLAGSEIREKFASRVIAVGSTGNLGLSVGIVGRALGFQVEVHMSRDAKAWKKQRLREHGAQVIEYDSDFTTAVHNAAARAESQSHIYFVNDEYSRLLFLGYSVAAFELQEQLLSHGILIGPDCPLFLYLPCGIGGAPGGIAFGAGQLFGDHVHPFFAEPVAAPSMLLEMLKEHDGPVSVYDYGLDNRTEADGLAVGTASKLVSDLMRSRVSGIYTVNDENLMQGLFLLKKTEDLRVEPSAAAGVFGPERLYHTEAGREYLKQNNIANAVHVIWTTGGCFLPDKEYESFYCRGERAYATK from the coding sequence ATGAATATCGTCGAGCAGGTGAAAAGATATAAAGAATTCTTTTGGGTTAATCCGCGCCGGGGTTCCGCTGCACCTACCGAAGCGTCTTCCGCTGTTACCCAAGAGGATTTTACAGCGGCTTTTATTCGTTTCAGGGCGATGGCGCCGCTTTTGGAAAAATTATTTCCGGAGCTGAATGTGACAAAAGGTGAAGTCAGGTCAAAGCTCTATCCGGCTGCCAGTCTTCTGGGGGAGCTGATCGACGCAGGTGATGATATGACACGTCTGTTTATCAAGGCGGATCACGACCTGCCTGTCGCAGGTTCCATCAAGGCGCGGGGCGGTATTTTCGAGGTGGTCTCGCATGCCTGGGATCTGGCGCTGCAAGAAGGTTACCTTTTCGAGGGCGATCCGGTGGAAAAGCTGGCCGGTTCCGAAATCAGGGAAAAGTTTGCTTCTCGAGTGATTGCGGTCGGAAGTACCGGAAATCTAGGTCTGAGTGTCGGGATCGTCGGACGTGCGCTTGGCTTCCAGGTGGAAGTCCATATGTCCAGGGACGCCAAGGCCTGGAAAAAACAACGTCTGAGAGAGCATGGTGCGCAGGTCATAGAATATGACAGTGATTTCACCACGGCCGTACACAACGCTGCGGCCCGTGCCGAAAGCCAGTCTCATATATATTTCGTGAACGATGAATATTCGAGGCTCCTTTTTCTCGGTTATAGCGTGGCAGCCTTCGAACTACAGGAACAGCTCCTGTCCCACGGCATCCTCATAGGACCTGACTGTCCGCTCTTTCTTTACCTGCCCTGCGGCATAGGCGGTGCCCCCGGAGGAATCGCCTTTGGGGCCGGTCAATTGTTCGGGGATCATGTGCATCCCTTCTTTGCCGAGCCGGTGGCGGCACCCTCCATGCTTTTGGAAATGCTGAAGGAGCACGACGGCCCTGTTTCTGTTTATGATTATGGTCTGGATAACCGTACTGAGGCGGATGGCCTGGCGGTAGGGACCGCGTCAAAACTGGTGTCCGATCTGATGCGTTCCCGGGTATCCGGAATCTACACGGTTAATGATGAAAATTTAATGCAGGGGCTGTTTCTTCTAAAAAAAACGGAAGACCTGCGGGTGGAACCATCGGCGGCTGCCGGCGTATTTGGACCGGAAAGGCTGTATCATACGGAGGCCGGACGGGAATATCTGAAGCAAAATAATATTGCAAATGCCGTGCATGTCATCTGGACGACTGGTGGTTGCTTCCTGCCGGATAAAGAGTATGAGAGTTTTTATTGTCGCGGTGAAAGGGCATACGCAACGAAGTAA
- a CDS encoding Fic family protein, with translation MAYIWQQTEWPNFTWDNDAVDQNAYIYALEASSLVGEVKHLSEDQKTDALVDLMVSEAVKTSQIEGENFDREDVRSSIRNQLGLNATPDTVRDPRAHGVAALMISVRDHFAAPLCAEMLCAWQDQIIVNRYQRGRLDVGKWRTSAEPMQIVSGAIGHEKVHYEAPPSEQVPSEMARFIEWFNGSHDLKAAVRAGVAHLYFECIHPFSDGNGRVGRAISEVALSQELGHPALLSLSTTIEGRRNEYYDALSRASQGGLDITEWLVWFTGLVRDSQRQAKGQIGYVLSKARFWDIHADKLNERQTKVLARMFREGPEGFKGGMSAQKYTKITHCSKATATRDLAELMKMGVFRKLEGGGRSTRYDVQLPGAG, from the coding sequence ATGGCGTACATTTGGCAACAGACAGAATGGCCGAATTTTACTTGGGACAATGATGCTGTTGACCAGAATGCCTACATTTATGCGCTGGAAGCAAGCTCGCTTGTGGGAGAGGTAAAGCATCTTTCCGAAGACCAAAAGACGGATGCTCTTGTGGACTTGATGGTGTCGGAAGCTGTGAAAACATCGCAGATTGAAGGGGAAAACTTCGACCGGGAAGATGTGCGCTCTTCCATCCGCAACCAGCTTGGCCTGAATGCCACGCCGGATACGGTTCGCGATCCGAGGGCTCATGGTGTGGCGGCGTTGATGATCTCCGTCCGGGACCATTTTGCCGCGCCGCTATGTGCGGAGATGTTGTGTGCCTGGCAGGATCAGATCATTGTGAACCGTTATCAGCGGGGCAGGCTGGATGTCGGAAAATGGCGAACGAGTGCCGAACCGATGCAGATTGTCTCCGGTGCAATTGGTCACGAGAAAGTTCACTATGAAGCGCCACCTTCGGAACAGGTGCCAAGCGAAATGGCGCGGTTTATTGAATGGTTTAATGGAAGTCATGATCTCAAGGCGGCGGTGCGCGCCGGTGTAGCGCATTTGTATTTTGAATGTATCCACCCGTTTTCAGATGGGAATGGCCGTGTTGGCCGTGCGATATCAGAGGTCGCTCTATCGCAGGAGCTTGGGCATCCTGCTCTTTTGAGTCTTTCGACCACAATCGAAGGGCGGCGAAACGAATATTATGATGCTTTGTCCCGTGCCAGCCAAGGCGGTCTGGACATTACTGAGTGGCTGGTCTGGTTTACCGGGCTAGTGCGGGATTCTCAGAGACAGGCAAAAGGGCAAATCGGTTATGTGTTATCAAAAGCACGTTTCTGGGACATACATGCGGACAAACTCAATGAGCGCCAAACCAAAGTTCTGGCCCGTATGTTCCGCGAAGGACCAGAGGGTTTTAAGGGCGGCATGAGCGCCCAGAAATATACCAAAATTACGCACTGTTCAAAGGCCACGGCGACCCGCGATCTGGCCGAGCTTATGAAAATGGGCGTGTTTCGCAAGTTAGAGGGTGGCGGGCGCAGCACACGGTATGATGTCCAGTTGCCGGGAGCTGGATAG
- a CDS encoding RidA family protein → MTIERLGNPPVLTDGTKVPLSPAVRVGDYIYLSGVLPMRPEGGFSEDDIEAQTRQCIANIKQVLESAGASLENVFKTTIWLVRKEDFPRFNAIYAEAFGAHPPVRSTVCSELMVPGALVEIEAIAQASEK, encoded by the coding sequence ATGACGATTGAACGCCTGGGGAATCCGCCTGTCCTGACGGACGGAACCAAAGTCCCCCTGTCCCCTGCTGTTCGTGTGGGAGACTATATCTATCTTTCCGGCGTGTTACCCATGCGGCCGGAAGGGGGATTCTCGGAAGATGATATTGAGGCCCAGACCCGCCAGTGTATCGCGAACATAAAGCAGGTACTGGAAAGTGCCGGCGCTTCCCTGGAGAACGTCTTCAAGACAACGATCTGGCTGGTCCGCAAGGAGGATTTTCCGCGCTTTAACGCCATCTATGCCGAGGCCTTCGGCGCCCATCCACCGGTCAGGTCCACCGTTTGCTCCGAACTTATGGTTCCGGGCGCCCTGGTAGAGATTGAAGCAATCGCCCAAGCATCAGAAAAATAA